In Paenibacillus antri, a single window of DNA contains:
- a CDS encoding response regulator, with product MATVLIVDDSILMRRNLKMMLTEAGHEVVAEASNGIEAYKEYVKTMPDIVTMDITMPVMSGIDAVKKIIASYPDANIVMISALDQRSMVFDAIQNGAKHYILKPITAEKVLHTINEVLHQVSAEDETAASAASSGVAGAGNAAPPFEIANKNGVFIVTLRASIGGEQLDALGGAIAGFQFIKPLKVVFHFDEAEGIADEALVRIAGYAKQVLQAGGTSKTVSTGKLLNARLKSLDESLFATIYTDLSQIVI from the coding sequence ATGGCAACGGTATTGATCGTAGACGATTCGATTTTAATGCGTCGCAATTTGAAGATGATGCTGACGGAGGCGGGACACGAGGTCGTAGCCGAGGCGTCGAACGGCATCGAGGCTTATAAGGAGTACGTTAAGACGATGCCGGACATCGTCACGATGGACATCACGATGCCGGTCATGAGCGGCATCGACGCGGTGAAGAAGATCATCGCCTCGTATCCGGACGCGAATATCGTCATGATCAGCGCGCTCGACCAGCGCAGCATGGTGTTCGACGCGATCCAGAACGGGGCGAAGCACTACATCCTGAAGCCGATTACGGCGGAGAAGGTGCTGCACACGATTAACGAGGTGCTTCACCAAGTATCGGCGGAGGACGAAACCGCCGCCTCGGCCGCGTCCTCCGGCGTCGCCGGCGCCGGGAACGCGGCTCCTCCGTTCGAGATCGCCAATAAGAACGGCGTCTTCATCGTTACGCTGCGCGCGTCGATCGGCGGCGAGCAGCTCGACGCCCTCGGCGGCGCGATCGCCGGCTTCCAGTTCATTAAGCCGCTCAAAGTCGTGTTCCACTTCGACGAAGCCGAAGGCATCGCCGACGAAGCGCTCGTCCGCATCGCGGGGTACGCGAAACAAGTGCTCCAGGCCGGAGGCACCTCGAAGACGGTGTCGACCGGGAAGCTGCTCAACGCGCGGTTGAAGTCATTGGACGAATCGCTGTTCGCCACGATTTACACCGACCTGTCGCAGATCGTCATATGA